Proteins encoded by one window of Streptomyces clavuligerus:
- a CDS encoding S8 family serine peptidase produces the protein MAPRTRGTRRTRPLRTTCAALLSFALLPLGGGTALAAPAPDPTPSPTAAERKIEPRLQEQLDGGKAAFWVYLDSAADLSRAARASTKAAKAAAVHTAQRDHARRTQAGLIEALEGVRAEYTSYWIVNAVRVVGGPKLADTLAQRPEVARIDAEDTVSIPRPLPGVREDTVDAVEWNVDRIKAPQVWDQFGVRGEGIVVANIDTGVDYQHPAVDQSYRGRNADGTYSHDYNWIDPARVCSGTAPCDNNDHGTHTMGTMVGDDGGANKIGVAPGATWIAAKGCETTSCSQTSLMASGQWIVAPTDRNGQNPRPDLAPDIVNNSWGSTVHNPWYKDIVNSWRAAGVFPAFSNGNNGPGCATSGSPGDYVASYSSGAFDSNNAIASFSSRGAGDQGGIKPNIAAPGSNIRSSIRSGGYGSMSGTSMASPHTAAAVALVWAAAPALQGDVAQTEALLDQTAVDVDSTTCGGTAADNNVFGEGRLDVLAAVQAAPRGPVGALAGTVTSGGTAVTGARVVADGPIDRAATTDAQGRYTFPALSAGAYTVTVSKFGYGSTSSAGVPVAEGATRTEDFQLTQAPSATVTGTVTAGSQPVAQADITVADTPVTATTDAEGRFEVTLPHGDYTLRASSAHRCLTAGSVQLSVTGSGPVTTTVALPQRTDTFGYGCAAAGGTGYAAGTQQLALTGDSVTEAVRLPFPVPLYGRSYSTVHVTTNGHVSFGGAHTSDSNVSIPSTATPNAALYPFWDDLIVGGEGSGVHTGVVGTAPHRSFVVEWRNVAHWSAQGERFSFSAQIGEDGRIAYHYKNIGAGLRTGSSATIGVENAAGTDAFLYSFNSAALSEGLSIAFRTTRHGVVRGQVLDANDGKAVEGAQVTVGSGATAATAVTGADGGYALQAPSGDQVVGVTAAAYQKAERTVPVGADTVVTLDESLKTGKVAASRAALDIVAPGDQRRTRVLELSNTGAPTPYTVTEDAPWLTVGPGSGELATGQKQPLTLSVDTAGLTPGTTLTTEVRVASQSGRSPVLTVPVKVVVPRYQAALDAGAGASAVDSLGDTWSPDRRYTAGSYGYQGNTSTRSTGRTITGTTDPGLFRTAREGMYEYRFDNVPNGVYTVELGFAEVSGVRPNKRVFDVLAEGVEVLPSLDIALEAGSYAAVQRTYTVTVTDGTLNVRFVAHQGYGKPLLNTLRVTERPDKG, from the coding sequence GTGGCACCACGGACCAGAGGGACCAGACGGACCAGACCGCTGCGCACGACCTGCGCGGCGCTGCTCTCGTTCGCCCTCTTACCGCTCGGCGGGGGAACGGCGCTCGCCGCTCCCGCCCCCGACCCCACCCCGTCACCCACGGCGGCCGAGCGGAAGATCGAACCCCGGCTCCAGGAGCAGCTCGACGGCGGCAAGGCCGCCTTCTGGGTCTATCTGGACAGCGCCGCCGATCTGAGCCGCGCCGCGCGCGCCTCCACCAAGGCGGCCAAGGCGGCGGCCGTCCACACGGCCCAGCGCGACCACGCCCGGCGCACCCAGGCGGGGCTGATCGAGGCCCTGGAGGGCGTCCGGGCCGAGTACACCTCGTACTGGATCGTCAACGCGGTGCGGGTCGTCGGCGGCCCCAAGCTCGCCGACACCCTCGCCCAGCGCCCCGAGGTCGCCCGGATCGACGCCGAGGACACCGTCTCCATCCCCCGGCCCCTCCCGGGGGTGCGGGAGGACACCGTCGACGCGGTCGAGTGGAACGTCGACCGGATCAAGGCCCCCCAGGTGTGGGACCAGTTCGGCGTACGCGGCGAGGGCATCGTCGTCGCCAACATCGACACCGGGGTGGACTACCAGCACCCCGCCGTGGACCAGTCGTACCGGGGCCGCAACGCCGACGGCACCTACAGCCACGACTACAACTGGATCGACCCCGCGCGCGTGTGCTCCGGCACCGCCCCCTGCGACAACAACGACCACGGCACCCACACCATGGGAACGATGGTCGGCGACGACGGCGGAGCCAACAAGATCGGTGTCGCCCCCGGGGCCACCTGGATCGCCGCCAAGGGCTGCGAGACGACCAGTTGCTCCCAGACCTCCCTGATGGCCTCCGGGCAGTGGATCGTCGCCCCCACGGACCGCAACGGCCAGAACCCGCGGCCCGACCTCGCCCCCGACATCGTCAACAACTCCTGGGGCAGCACCGTCCACAACCCCTGGTACAAGGACATCGTCAACAGCTGGCGCGCGGCGGGCGTCTTCCCGGCCTTCTCCAACGGCAACAACGGCCCCGGCTGCGCGACCTCCGGCTCACCGGGCGACTACGTGGCCTCCTACAGCTCCGGGGCGTTCGACAGCAACAACGCCATCGCCTCGTTCTCCTCGCGCGGCGCCGGGGACCAGGGCGGGATCAAGCCCAACATCGCCGCGCCCGGCTCCAACATCCGCTCGTCGATCCGCAGCGGCGGCTACGGCTCCATGTCCGGGACCTCGATGGCCTCCCCGCACACCGCCGCCGCGGTCGCGCTGGTCTGGGCCGCCGCCCCCGCGCTCCAGGGCGACGTGGCCCAGACCGAGGCCCTGCTCGACCAGACCGCCGTGGACGTGGACAGCACCACCTGCGGTGGCACCGCCGCCGACAACAACGTCTTCGGCGAGGGCCGGCTCGACGTCCTCGCCGCCGTCCAGGCCGCCCCGCGCGGCCCCGTGGGCGCCCTGGCCGGAACCGTCACCTCCGGCGGCACCGCGGTGACCGGCGCGCGGGTCGTCGCCGACGGTCCCATCGACCGCGCCGCGACCACCGACGCCCAGGGCCGCTACACCTTCCCCGCCCTGTCGGCGGGCGCCTACACCGTGACGGTCTCCAAGTTCGGCTACGGCAGCACCTCGTCGGCGGGGGTCCCCGTCGCCGAGGGAGCCACCCGGACCGAGGACTTCCAGCTCACCCAGGCCCCCTCCGCCACGGTCACCGGCACGGTGACGGCGGGCTCGCAGCCCGTGGCACAGGCGGACATCACCGTCGCGGACACCCCCGTGACCGCGACCACGGACGCCGAGGGACGCTTCGAGGTCACCCTGCCGCACGGCGACTACACCCTGCGGGCCTCCTCCGCCCACCGCTGCCTGACCGCCGGGTCCGTGCAGCTCTCCGTCACCGGGTCCGGGCCGGTCACCACGACGGTCGCCCTGCCGCAGCGCACCGACACCTTCGGCTACGGCTGTGCCGCCGCCGGGGGCACGGGCTACGCGGCGGGCACCCAGCAGCTCGCGCTGACCGGCGACTCGGTCACCGAGGCGGTCCGGCTGCCGTTCCCCGTACCGCTGTACGGCAGGAGCTACTCCACCGTCCATGTGACCACCAACGGCCATGTGAGCTTCGGCGGCGCGCACACCAGCGACAGCAACGTGTCGATCCCGAGCACCGCGACCCCGAACGCCGCCCTGTACCCGTTCTGGGACGACCTGATCGTCGGCGGCGAGGGCTCCGGCGTCCACACCGGCGTCGTGGGCACCGCCCCCCACCGTTCGTTCGTCGTCGAGTGGCGCAATGTCGCCCACTGGTCGGCGCAGGGCGAGCGGTTCTCGTTCTCCGCGCAGATCGGTGAGGACGGCAGGATCGCGTACCACTACAAGAACATCGGCGCCGGGCTGCGCACCGGGTCGAGCGCGACGATCGGGGTGGAGAACGCGGCCGGGACCGACGCCTTCCTCTACTCGTTCAACAGCGCCGCCCTCAGCGAGGGTCTGTCGATCGCGTTCCGCACCACCCGGCACGGTGTGGTGCGCGGCCAGGTGCTCGACGCCAACGACGGCAAGGCGGTCGAGGGCGCCCAGGTCACCGTGGGGTCCGGCGCGACGGCGGCGACCGCCGTCACCGGGGCCGACGGCGGCTACGCCCTCCAGGCACCCTCCGGGGACCAGGTCGTCGGGGTGACCGCCGCCGCGTACCAGAAGGCGGAGCGCACCGTCCCGGTCGGCGCCGACACCGTCGTGACGCTCGACGAGTCGCTGAAGACCGGCAAGGTCGCCGCCTCCCGCGCCGCGCTCGACATCGTCGCCCCGGGGGACCAGCGGCGCACCCGTGTCCTCGAACTGTCCAACACGGGCGCGCCGACGCCGTACACGGTCACCGAGGACGCCCCCTGGCTGACCGTCGGCCCCGGCTCCGGTGAGCTGGCGACCGGACAGAAGCAGCCGCTGACCCTCTCCGTGGACACGGCGGGGCTCACCCCCGGCACCACGCTGACGACCGAGGTGCGCGTCGCGTCCCAGAGCGGGCGCAGCCCGGTCCTGACGGTGCCGGTCAAGGTCGTCGTGCCGCGCTACCAGGCCGCCCTGGACGCGGGGGCGGGCGCGAGTGCCGTGGACAGCCTCGGCGACACCTGGAGCCCCGACCGCCGCTACACCGCGGGCTCCTACGGCTACCAGGGGAACACCTCCACGCGGTCGACCGGGCGCACCATCACGGGAACCACCGACCCCGGTCTCTTCCGCACCGCCCGTGAGGGGATGTACGAGTACCGCTTCGACAACGTGCCGAACGGCGTCTACACGGTGGAGCTGGGCTTCGCCGAGGTGAGCGGCGTCCGGCCGAACAAGCGGGTCTTCGACGTCCTCGCCGAGGGGGTCGAGGTCCTGCCCTCGCTGGACATCGCCCTGGAGGCCGGTTCGTACGCGGCCGTCCAGCGCACGTACACCGTCACCGTGACGGACGGGACGCTCAACGTCCGCTTCGTCGCCCACCAGGGGTACGGCAAGCCCCTGCTCAACACGCTCCGGGTGACCGAGCGCCCCGACAAGGGGTGA
- a CDS encoding cytochrome P450: protein MHDRLPTETATARGGNGAAPTAGPVPPPALNQRCPFGPSPGLTALRDEQPLRPMRYPDGHVGWLATGHPAVRKILADPRFSSRLELMHLPFELDFDGIPSAPAGDLTAMDAPEHTRYRRRLAGAFTVRRMRLLTERVEEITAEHLDAMERQGTSADLVTAFAQPVPTLVICELLGVPYTDRSRFQGYTAALSGVDVTLEEQIAAMADLSSYIQELITAKRTAPTDDLLSDLVTDGGFTDAELAGIGSFLLAAGLDTTANMIAYGTFALLSHPEQLARLRAEPELAAPAVEELLRYLSIAHTGIRTALEDVEIDGHTIRAGDTVTLSIEAANRDAERFPDPDTLDLGRRTTGHLAFGHGIHQCLGQQLARVELTVALPALLARFPGLRLAVPADEVPLREGVNVLGGVHGLPVAW, encoded by the coding sequence ATGCACGACCGGCTCCCGACAGAAACAGCCACCGCACGGGGCGGAAACGGGGCGGCGCCGACGGCCGGCCCGGTGCCGCCGCCCGCGCTGAACCAGCGCTGTCCCTTCGGCCCGTCCCCCGGACTGACCGCGCTCCGGGACGAACAGCCGCTCCGCCCCATGCGCTACCCCGACGGACATGTGGGCTGGCTGGCGACCGGCCACCCCGCCGTCCGGAAGATCCTGGCGGACCCTCGTTTCAGCTCCCGCCTGGAGCTGATGCACCTCCCCTTCGAGCTGGACTTCGACGGCATCCCCTCGGCGCCGGCGGGCGACCTCACCGCCATGGACGCGCCCGAGCACACCCGCTACCGGCGGCGCCTCGCGGGCGCGTTCACCGTCCGCCGGATGCGGCTGCTGACCGAACGGGTCGAGGAGATCACCGCCGAACACCTCGACGCCATGGAGCGCCAGGGCACCTCCGCCGACCTGGTGACGGCGTTCGCCCAGCCCGTTCCCACCCTGGTGATCTGCGAACTCCTCGGCGTGCCCTACACGGACCGGAGCCGGTTCCAGGGGTACACCGCCGCGCTCAGCGGGGTCGACGTGACCTTGGAGGAGCAGATCGCCGCCATGGCGGACCTCTCCTCGTACATCCAGGAACTGATCACCGCCAAGCGGACCGCGCCCACCGACGACCTGCTCAGCGACCTCGTCACCGACGGCGGGTTCACCGACGCCGAACTCGCGGGCATCGGGAGCTTTCTGCTCGCCGCGGGCCTCGACACCACCGCCAATATGATCGCCTACGGCACCTTCGCCCTGCTGAGCCACCCCGAGCAGCTCGCCCGGCTGCGCGCCGAACCCGAACTCGCCGCACCGGCGGTCGAGGAGCTGCTGCGCTATCTGAGCATCGCCCACACCGGGATACGGACGGCGCTGGAGGACGTCGAGATCGACGGGCACACCATCCGCGCGGGAGACACCGTGACCCTCTCCATCGAGGCGGCCAACCGCGACGCCGAGCGCTTCCCCGACCCCGACACGCTCGACCTGGGCCGCCGCACGACCGGACATCTCGCCTTCGGCCACGGCATCCACCAGTGCCTCGGCCAGCAGCTCGCCCGCGTCGAACTCACCGTCGCCCTGCCCGCGCTGCTCGCGCGCTTCCCCGGGCTGCGGCTCGCCGTCCCGGCCGACGAGGTCCCCCTGCGCGAGGGTGTGAACGTCCTCGGCGGTGTGCACGGACTGCCGGTCGCCTGGTAG
- a CDS encoding ferredoxin, translating into MEIRIDRERCLGAGMCALTAPGLFDQDAEDGRVLLLNPRPDPEQHAAAQESAWLCPAGAITATGGAGADRHP; encoded by the coding sequence GTGGAGATCAGGATCGACCGCGAGCGCTGCCTCGGGGCAGGTATGTGCGCGCTGACCGCCCCCGGGCTGTTCGACCAGGACGCCGAAGACGGCCGGGTGCTGCTGCTGAACCCCCGCCCCGACCCGGAACAGCACGCCGCCGCACAGGAGTCCGCCTGGCTCTGCCCCGCCGGAGCGATCACCGCGACCGGCGGCGCGGGCGCCGACCGCCACCCCTGA
- a CDS encoding helix-turn-helix domain-containing protein: MDEPVEIGRRVQRLRTERGLTQRQLAEPSYTPAYISTLESGKVRPSETALRFLAGRLGTSYEELTTGRPARLGTELRLGLTDAQRELATGAADEAAVHYRRLLTDAEHLDLVPEQAEALLGLGDCALETGDLEDARRHFEEAERLLGEEPLPRRARALRGRAVAHLLAGELRYACYLLESAIDGLAASDLADPEALVLLYTAVIGPYIDMGAHARAAHAAELALALAPRVSDPALVAGMHRQVARTFLAEGRTDDADASLARAQSIYRQLRLHTDLAHCHWMRGYVHAQNAELVPAERELRTARDMLTAKRATLYTAQVEVELADVLRRLGRHEEAAELLSALLELDDGHGAVHAGGAHRLLGLIAEERGDPEAAEEHYVRALGLLERSGASGDLADLCRLLGDLLRRGGRVEAALDVYRTGLGHRAAPGTTTLGPSPATPPFRPH; the protein is encoded by the coding sequence ATGGATGAACCGGTCGAGATCGGACGGAGGGTGCAGCGGCTGCGCACCGAGCGCGGACTGACCCAGCGGCAGCTCGCCGAGCCGTCGTACACACCCGCGTACATCTCCACCCTGGAGTCCGGGAAGGTCAGGCCGTCCGAGACGGCGCTGCGCTTCCTCGCGGGACGGCTGGGCACCTCGTACGAGGAGCTGACGACCGGGCGCCCCGCCCGGCTCGGGACCGAGCTGCGGCTCGGGCTCACCGACGCCCAGCGGGAACTGGCCACCGGCGCCGCCGACGAGGCGGCCGTCCACTACCGTCGGCTGCTGACCGACGCGGAACACCTCGATCTGGTGCCCGAGCAGGCGGAGGCCCTGCTCGGGCTCGGGGACTGCGCGCTGGAGACCGGCGATCTGGAGGACGCGCGGCGGCACTTCGAGGAGGCCGAGCGGCTGCTCGGCGAGGAGCCGCTGCCCCGGCGGGCCCGCGCGCTCCGGGGCCGCGCCGTCGCCCATCTGCTCGCCGGGGAGCTGCGGTACGCCTGCTATCTGCTGGAGTCCGCGATCGACGGGCTGGCGGCGAGCGACCTCGCCGACCCGGAGGCGCTGGTCCTGCTGTACACGGCCGTCATCGGCCCGTACATCGACATGGGGGCGCACGCACGGGCCGCGCACGCCGCCGAACTGGCCCTGGCGCTGGCCCCCCGGGTCTCGGACCCGGCCCTGGTGGCGGGCATGCACCGGCAGGTCGCCCGGACCTTCCTCGCCGAGGGCCGCACCGACGACGCCGACGCCTCCCTCGCCCGGGCCCAGTCGATCTACCGTCAGCTCCGGCTGCACACCGACCTCGCCCACTGCCACTGGATGCGCGGCTATGTGCACGCGCAGAACGCGGAACTCGTCCCCGCGGAACGGGAGCTGCGCACCGCGCGCGACATGCTCACCGCGAAGCGGGCCACGCTCTACACCGCGCAGGTGGAGGTGGAGCTGGCGGATGTGCTGCGGCGGCTCGGGCGCCACGAGGAGGCGGCGGAGCTGCTGTCGGCGCTGCTGGAGCTGGACGACGGGCACGGCGCCGTGCACGCGGGCGGCGCGCACCGGCTGCTGGGGCTGATCGCCGAGGAGCGGGGCGATCCGGAGGCGGCCGAGGAGCACTACGTCCGGGCGCTCGGCCTGCTGGAGCGGAGCGGGGCCAGCGGTGATCTGGCGGATCTCTGCCGACTGCTGGGGGATCTGCTGCGCCGGGGCGGCCGGGTGGAGGCCGCGCTCGACGTCTACCGCACCGGCCTCGGCCACCGCGCCGCCCCCGGCACGACCACCCTGGGCCCGTCCCCGGCGACTCCCCCGTTCCGCCCGCACTGA
- a CDS encoding M64 family metallopeptidase yields MRPALRRAMTAAGVATAVTAVLATAPGGAAAAPKPPAPALVEVEIPGPEHGTAAGSGHIEVPQNGTQRPSPRLSAREQQRDGTVSKIVDNGSTADRLDIVVVGDGYTEAELGAFRADAREKWAELTAVEPYTTYRNLFNVWTVDAVSNESGVSGDPDRATVRDTALGSYFWCGDIERLLCVDEAKVDGYVAKAPEADLVLVLANSAKYGGAGYNQPSPTLGYEGIATASAGNEKSGQVAIHETGHSLGKLADEYFYPGYPGYERYTGAEPADSNISTLTADEIGRQRVKWHRWLGETSPDGGTVGTHEGGGYYVEGLFRPTDNSLMRVNGKPFNLPGVEAMIAGFYRHAKPVTALTPTDRPLRLRSTAKVAVPRLTGADGRQLRVRWYLDGKELKHLAGRTEVPVARIVKGLIDFRTHTLSATVDDRTPSVRDPRIAATLKGDVSWKVRL; encoded by the coding sequence ATGCGCCCAGCGCTGCGCAGAGCCATGACGGCCGCCGGTGTGGCCACCGCCGTCACCGCCGTACTCGCCACCGCCCCCGGCGGCGCCGCCGCCGCACCGAAGCCGCCCGCGCCCGCCCTGGTCGAGGTCGAGATACCCGGGCCGGAACACGGCACCGCCGCCGGTTCCGGTCATATCGAGGTACCGCAGAACGGTACACAGCGTCCGAGCCCCCGGCTCTCCGCCCGGGAGCAGCAGCGGGACGGCACCGTCAGCAAGATCGTCGACAACGGCTCCACCGCCGACCGGCTGGACATCGTCGTCGTGGGCGACGGCTACACCGAGGCGGAGCTGGGCGCCTTCCGCGCCGACGCCCGGGAGAAGTGGGCCGAGCTGACCGCCGTCGAGCCGTACACCACCTACCGCAACCTCTTCAACGTCTGGACGGTCGACGCGGTCTCCAACGAGTCCGGTGTCTCCGGCGACCCGGACAGGGCCACGGTCAGGGACACCGCCCTCGGCTCGTACTTCTGGTGCGGCGACATCGAGCGGCTGCTCTGCGTCGACGAGGCCAAGGTCGACGGCTATGTCGCCAAGGCCCCCGAGGCCGATCTGGTGCTCGTGCTCGCGAACAGCGCCAAGTACGGCGGCGCGGGCTACAACCAGCCCAGCCCCACCCTCGGCTACGAGGGCATCGCCACCGCCTCGGCCGGGAACGAGAAGTCCGGACAGGTCGCCATCCACGAGACCGGTCACTCCCTCGGAAAGCTCGCCGACGAGTACTTCTACCCCGGCTACCCCGGATACGAGCGGTACACCGGCGCCGAGCCCGCGGACTCCAACATCTCCACGCTGACCGCCGACGAGATCGGCCGGCAGCGGGTCAAGTGGCACCGCTGGCTCGGCGAGACCTCTCCCGACGGCGGCACCGTCGGCACCCACGAGGGCGGCGGCTACTACGTCGAAGGGCTGTTCCGGCCCACCGACAACTCCCTGATGCGGGTCAACGGCAAGCCCTTCAACCTGCCGGGCGTCGAAGCGATGATCGCCGGTTTCTACCGGCACGCGAAGCCCGTCACGGCGCTGACCCCCACCGACCGCCCGCTGCGGCTGCGGTCCACCGCGAAGGTCGCCGTGCCCCGGCTGACGGGCGCGGACGGACGACAGCTCCGGGTGCGCTGGTACCTGGACGGCAAGGAGCTGAAGCACCTCGCGGGCCGTACCGAGGTCCCGGTCGCGAGGATCGTCAAGGGGCTGATCGACTTCCGCACCCACACCCTCTCGGCGACCGTCGACGACCGCACCCCGTCGGTGCGCGACCCGCGGATCGCGGCCACGCTGAAGGGCGACGTGAGCTGGAAGGTCCGGCTCTGA
- a CDS encoding type II toxin-antitoxin system RelE family toxin, whose amino-acid sequence MSAYRVQYSTEARACLDALSGTARARFDTGLRSLASDPYGSGSVAIRERDYRQALVGGCVTVYYVSAGVRVLSVTRAQGPP is encoded by the coding sequence GTGAGCGCGTACCGGGTGCAGTACTCGACCGAGGCGCGCGCCTGTCTGGACGCGCTGTCCGGCACGGCCAGAGCCCGCTTCGACACCGGGCTGCGGTCCCTGGCGTCCGACCCCTACGGCTCGGGGTCCGTGGCGATCCGTGAACGGGACTACCGGCAGGCCCTCGTCGGCGGCTGCGTCACCGTGTACTACGTCTCCGCCGGGGTCAGGGTCCTGTCGGTGACCCGGGCCCAGGGGCCGCCGTGA
- a CDS encoding protein-tyrosine phosphatase family protein, whose protein sequence is MDGTWNGGDPGVLRLPSGRLVRGRGLRLPLPPGPAPALTLCLLGRPPRDVCRAAPPGASWDVRWVRWPDFLLPRDRAGLQRALLELRERAGTERVEIACGGGRGRTGTALALLAVLDGVPARDAVAFVRGHYHPRAVETPWQHAYVRRFTAAPGPGSPTGP, encoded by the coding sequence ATGGACGGGACCTGGAACGGCGGTGACCCCGGTGTGCTGCGACTGCCCTCGGGGCGGCTGGTCAGGGGCCGCGGGCTCCGCCTGCCCCTGCCCCCGGGCCCCGCCCCCGCACTCACCCTGTGTCTGCTGGGCAGACCTCCGCGGGACGTCTGCCGCGCCGCTCCCCCCGGGGCCTCCTGGGACGTCCGCTGGGTCCGCTGGCCGGACTTCCTGCTGCCCCGTGATCGCGCGGGACTCCAACGCGCCCTGCTGGAGCTGCGGGAACGCGCCGGGACCGAGCGCGTCGAGATCGCCTGCGGCGGGGGCCGGGGCCGTACCGGTACCGCGCTGGCGCTGCTCGCCGTGCTCGACGGGGTGCCCGCGCGGGACGCGGTGGCCTTCGTCCGCGGGCACTACCACCCCCGCGCGGTGGAGACCCCCTGGCAGCACGCGTACGTCCGCCGGTTCACGGCGGCCCCTGGGCCCGGGTCACCGACAGGACCCTGA
- a CDS encoding GNAT family N-acetyltransferase gives MAHIREMTEADIDAVAEVRVRGWRSAYAGIVPGPYLDALTVEEDAARRREWFTRPLRRSLDLVAVAPGSGAADTAGPGGGADGTVVGWLAAGPCRDELPDGDGAQGTAGEVYALYVHPDRVGEGFGHALLTAAHSRLAERGHGSAVLWVLRDNHPARRFYARAGYQEDGAARDDVYDGVELTEVRCRRPLPPPPRPPFGPADHRPAR, from the coding sequence ATGGCACACATACGGGAGATGACCGAAGCCGATATCGACGCCGTCGCGGAGGTCCGGGTCCGGGGGTGGCGCTCCGCGTACGCGGGGATCGTTCCCGGCCCGTATCTGGACGCCCTGACGGTCGAGGAGGACGCCGCCCGGCGGCGGGAGTGGTTCACGCGTCCGCTCCGGCGGTCGCTGGACCTGGTCGCCGTCGCCCCGGGGAGCGGGGCCGCGGACACCGCCGGACCCGGCGGCGGGGCGGACGGCACGGTCGTGGGCTGGCTCGCGGCCGGTCCCTGCCGGGACGAACTCCCCGACGGGGACGGAGCCCAGGGCACAGCGGGCGAGGTCTACGCCCTGTACGTCCATCCGGACCGGGTGGGCGAGGGCTTCGGCCACGCCCTGCTCACCGCCGCCCACAGCCGACTGGCGGAGCGGGGGCACGGCTCCGCCGTGCTGTGGGTGCTCCGGGACAACCACCCCGCCCGCCGTTTCTACGCGCGGGCGGGCTATCAGGAAGACGGAGCGGCCAGGGACGACGTCTACGACGGTGTCGAGCTGACCGAGGTGCGCTGCCGCCGCCCGCTCCCCCCGCCGCCGCGACCGCCCTTCGGCCCGGCGGACCACCGCCCCGCCCGGTGA